TATTAGAAAAACAAAAAGAATATGGTTATGAAATTCTTGATATGGAAGTAATGCCAGACCATGTGCATTTATTATTAGATGTTAATCCTAAAATTGGAATATACCGTATTGTAAGTAAAATTAAAGGCTATACATCAAAAACTTTAAGAGAAGAATTTCCTAAACTTAAAAGTCGTCTTCCTTGTCTATGGAGTGGTTCAAGATTTATTTCAAGTGTTGGTGCTGTAACTCTTGAAGTTGTTAAAAAATATATTGAAGGTCAAAAAGGTAAATGAAAATTTTAAAAATTAAATTAT
The DNA window shown above is from Candidatus Desulfofervidus auxilii and carries:
- the tnpA gene encoding IS200/IS605 family transposase; protein product: MEIKNKEKKYKSTKHMVYSCQYHVIFCPKYRRAVLKDEIAKRLKELILEKQKEYGYEILDMEVMPDHVHLLLDVNPKIGIYRIVSKIKGYTSKTLREEFPKLKSRLPCLWSGSRFISSVGAVTLEVVKKYIEGQKGK